From Fundulus heteroclitus isolate FHET01 unplaced genomic scaffold, MU-UCD_Fhet_4.1 scaffold_500, whole genome shotgun sequence, a single genomic window includes:
- the LOC118560885 gene encoding pleckstrin homology-like domain family A member 1, with the protein MLTQRQWLSVVKSRRLYAARKDFFYYYQTLKAGITISAALMEVSVCSIKGSLNDRASMVSGGFTLLRGAVHFSRPLPPPKAAPQTVTSRQTGSRDPLPHPAVTAAPHARGLSGTERHQTSVRAFSEAVSRLEVRGVRPNMLENGRKVYKEGLLEKRSDGLLQLWKKKHCVLTEDGVLLLPPKQHDHPQQQQQQHGGGGGGGGGDAGKVKELHFANMKTVDCVERKGKYVYFTVVMTEGKEIDFRCPQDEGWNAEITLQMVQYKNRQAILAVKSTRQKQQLLVVQMPGQKTVRSSPSVA; encoded by the coding sequence ATGTTAACACAGCGTCAGTGGCTCTCAGTGGTCAAAAGTAGAAGACTGTATGCCGCCAGAAAggatttcttttattattatcaaactttaaaggCGGGCATAACAATCTCAGCGGCATTGATGGAGGTGTCAGTGTGTAGTATAAAAGGAAGTCTTAATGACCGGGCTTCCATGGTCTCCGGGGGGTTTACTCTACTCAGGGGGGCGGTGCACTTCTCCAGACCCCTCCCGCCCCCAAAAGCCGCTCCACAAACAGTGACCAGCAGACAGACTGGCAGTCGGGATCCTCTCCCACATCCAGCGGTCACCGCTGCGCCCCATGCCCGCGGCCTCTCCGGGACAGAGCGCCACCAAACGAGCGTCCGTGCGTTCAGCGAAGCGGTCAGCAGGCTGGAAGTCCGCGGCGTCCGGCCGAACATGCTGGAAAACGGGAGGAAGGTGTACAAGGAGGGTCTGCTGGAGAAGCGGAGCGACGGGCTGCTGCAGCTCTGGAAGAAGAAGCACTGCGTCCTGACCGAGGacggcgtgctgctgctgccgcccaAGCAGCATGATcacccgcagcagcagcagcagcagcacggcggcggcggcggcggtggcGGCGGGGACGCGGGCAAAGTCAAGGAGCTCCACTTCGCCAACATGAAGACGGTGGACTGCGTGGAGCGGAAGGGCAAGTACGTGTACTTCACCGTGGTCATGACGGAGGGGAAGGAGATCGACTTCAGGTGTCCGCAGGACGAGGGCTGGAACGCGGAGATCACCTTGCAGATGGTGCAGTACAAGAACCGGCAGGCGATCCTGGCGGTCAAGTCCACCcggcagaagcagcagctgctCGTCGTGCAGATGCCCGGACAGAAGACCGTCCGGAGCTCCCCGAGCGTGGCGTGA